A window of Oncorhynchus nerka isolate Pitt River linkage group LG4, Oner_Uvic_2.0, whole genome shotgun sequence contains these coding sequences:
- the zer1 gene encoding protein zer-1 homolog — translation MAAKAGDNPDSLMALSTAFCLRNLRRTMCYLGDGNKLCLRSDVFLPSEICDKLVNTYMELVHSDSNFEPQDGFFQLFSDPRSTRLTRVQLREDLVRDRDLEAIGKQDLIELHLTYCNSLSARSLKTLASFRQTLVSLSLFGCSHIFYRKGGAPLACNEDDEEEEEQQRPASRQALDTDFSFQGFNRLRLLNLGGLPEEVDPEALLKPLPALTSLDLSGVQLPRAAFLAQWKERLASLVLYNVDLSEELVNTVVELGHLRHLDISRERTSKFKMTRKILTAIVQGLVNLVSLDISGHIMLDNCTVPHLEEAMGRPSIEPCKSSIYPFQELKRPLQFLGLYNTTLCNVTHIPAYKVTGSKNEDQVLNAIEAYTEFRPELAHRAINQLFDIARIQHCSQLLRALQLVIAALKCHKYEKSVQVTGSAALFYLTNTEYRSDQSMRLRRQVIQVVLNGMEQYQEVTVQRNCCLTLCNFSIPEELEFQYGRVNLLLLKILEPARQDESIQRIAVHLCNALVCQVDNHHKEAVGKMGFVKTMLNLIQKKLQDRMCDQVMEFSWSALWNITDETPDNCQMFLNCRGMSLFLDCLKEFPDKQELHRNMLGLLGNVAEVRALRPQLLTPQFISVFSDLLDSKADGIEVSYNACGVLSHIVFDGPEAWGMEEPLRDTVMDKMMAAIQSWDVTSRRNINYRSFEPILRLLPQSIAPVSQHWATWALFNLVSVYPSKYCPLLVKEGGIVLLEKVLELQTSHEETKDMARKVMEQCENFKEDPMETAR, via the exons ATGGCGGCCAAAGCAGGGGACAACCCCGACAGCCTCATGGCGCTGTCCACGGCCTTCTGCCTGAGGAACCTGAGGAGGACCATGTGCTACCTGGGAGACGGGAACAAGCTCTGCCTGCGCTCAGATGTCTTCCTGCCCAGTGAGATCTGTGACAAGCTGGTCAACAC ATACATGGAGCTGGTACATTCGGACAGTAACTTTGAGCCGCAGGACGGCTTCTTCCAGCTGTTCTCGGACCCGCGCAGCACCAGGCTCACCAGGGTGCAGCTGAGGGAGGACCTTGTGCGGGACAGGGACCTGGAGGCCATTGGGAAACAG GACTTGATAGAGCTTCACCTCACCTACTGCAACAGCCTATCAGCACGCAGCCTAAAGACTCTGGCCAGCTTCCGCCAGACCCTAGTCTCCCTCAGCCTGTTCGGCTGCAGCCACATCTTCTACCGCAAGGGTGGCGCCCCGCTGGCGTGCAATGAGGacgacgaggaggaagaggagcagcaGCGGCCTGCCTCCAGACAGGCGCTGGACACAGACTTCAGCTTCCAGGGCTTCAACCGGCTGCGGCTGCTCAACCTGGGGGGTCTGCCTGAGGAGGTGGACCCCGAGGCCCTGCTCAAGCCCCTGCCAGCCCTCACCTCTCTGGACCTGTCCGGGGTGCAGCTGCCCAGGGCTGCCTTCCTGGCCCAGTGGAAGGAGAGGCTGGCCTCGCTGGTGCTCTACAACGTGGACCTGTCTGAGGAGCTGGTCAACACAGTGGTGGAGCTGGGACACCTCAG GCACCTGGATATCTCCCGAGAGCGCACCTCCAAGTTCAAAATGACCCGTAAGATCCTGACGGCCATCGTGCAGGGCCTGGTCAATCTGGTGTCGTTGGACATCTCAGGCCACATCATGTTGGACAACTGCACAGTCCCACACCTCGAGGAGGCCATGGGACGTCCAAG cATTGAGCCCTGCAAGAGCAGCATCTACCCTTTCCAGGAGCTGAAGAGACCTCTGCAGTTTCTGGGGCTCTATAACACCACTCTTTGTAATGTGACGCACATCCCTGCGTACAAG GTCACAGGCTCCAAGAATGAAGACCAGGTCCTGAATGCCATCGAGGCCTACACAGAGTTCCGCCCGGAGTTGGCCCACCGTGCAATCAACCAGCTGTTTGACATCGCCAGGATACAGCACTGTAGCCAGCTACTGCGGGCACTGCAG CTGGTGATTGCTGCACTGAAGTGTCATAAGTACGAAAAGAGCGTCCAGGTGACGGGCAGCGCGGCCCTCTTCTACCTGACCAACACTGAGTACCGCAGCGACCAGAGCATGAGGCTACGCCGGCAGGTCATCCAGGTGGTGCTCAACGGCATGGAGCAGTACCAGGAGGTCACG GTTCAGAGGAACTGCTGCCTGACACTGTGTAACTTCAGCATCCCCGAGGAGCTGGAGTTCCAGTACGGCCGGGTCAACCTGCTGCTGCTGAAGATCCTGGAGCCGGCCCGGCAGGACGAGTCCATCCAGCGCATCGCTGTGCACCTCTGCAATGCCCTGGTCTGCCAAGTGGACAACCATCACAAGGAAGCTGTGGGCAAGATGGGCTTCGTCAAG acAATGTTGAATCTAATACAGAAAAAGCTACAGGACAGGATG TGTGACCAGGTAATGGAGTTCTCCTGGAGCGCACTGTGGAACATCACTGACGAGACTCCAGACAACTGTCAGATGTTCCTCAACTGTAGGGGCATGAGCCTCTTCCTGGACTGCCTGAAG GAGTTTCCAGACAAGCAGGAGCTCCACCGTAACATGCTGGGGCTGCTGGGTAATGTGGCAGAAGTGAGGGCTCTGCGGCCACAACTCCTCACCCCACAGTTCATCTCTGTCTTCAG TGACCTGCTCGACAGCAAGGCGGATGGGATCGAGGTGTCCTATAACGCGTGTGGGGTGCTGTCCCACATCGTGTTTGATGGGCCAGAGGCATGGGGAATGGAGGAGCCGCTGAGGGACACGGTCATGGACAAGATGATGGCTGCTATCCAGAGCTGGGATGTCACCTCCCGCCGGAATATCAACTACAG ATCCTTTGAGCCTATCCTGCGCCTGCTGCCCCAGAGCATCGCCCCAGTCAGTCAGCATTGGGCCACGTGGGCACTCTTCAACCTGGTGTCAGTCTACC CGAGTAAGTACTGCCCTCTGCTGGTCAAGGAAGGAGGGATCGTTCTCTTGGAGAAGGTGCTGGAGCTCCAGACATCACACGAAGAGACCAAGGACATGGCACG